The Thalassomonas actiniarum genome contains the following window.
TGACGGGCAATGGCAGGCGGAATTTGGTCCGTTTCAGTCATTTGAGCATTTAGGAGATAAAAACTGGTCGTTGGTGGTACAGGCGGTGGATCATTTTTGCGAGCCGGCGGCAGAGCTGATTGAGCCGTTTCGCTTTATTCCTAACTGGCGTCTGGACGATCTTATGGTGAGTTTTGCCACTGTGGGCGGCGGTGTTGGCCCCCATATCGATCTTTATGATGTCTTTATCTGCCAGGGCTCGGGTAAACGTCACTGGCGGGTAGGGGACAGGGGCAACCACCGGGAGTTTGCCGCCCACGAAGCCCTGCTGCATGTCGATCCCTTCGAGGCCATTATTGATGTTGAACTTAACCCGGGAGATATTTTATATATTCCCCCGGGGTTTCCCCATGAAGGTATTACGCTGGAGACTTCTTTAAGTTTTTCCGTCGGTTTTCGCACCCAATCCCGGGTAAGTTTATTTAGTGCCCTGGCGGATCATTTAATCGATCAGGATAGCGCCAATGAGCTGATTGAAGATGCCGGGCGGCCATTTTGCAAAGCGCCGGGAGAGATCAATGATACGGATTTAGATTTGATCAAAGAGCAGTTTGCCCATGTGCTGGCGGATGAAGCTTTGATGCGCGACTTTATCGGCAGTCATCTTAGCCGGGCAAAACATGAACTGGATCGCTGTGAAGAGGAACTTGGCGGTTATACCCAGGCTGATGTCGCCCAGATTTTAGTTGCAGGAGCTGATCCGGATGCGGCGAAGCAAGGGGGTTATAGTTTGCAAAGATTAGGAGGCTTAAGGGCTTTTTATTTCAGCGATATCCTAAACCGCGGCATATGTTATATCAATGGCGAGCCGGTTTCATTTGATGTTGCCATAGCGCCTATGGTTAAGCTGCTTTGTGATCAGGTGACTTTATCACCACAGCAGCTGACTCCCTGGCGTGAAAACAGCGCCTTTATAGATTTTGTCACCGAACAGGTTAATGCCGGTTACTGGTATTTTGCCCAAGTGTAACGGTGACAGATCACAGGCTTTATGTGCCAAGGCTCCCGGCTTAGTCCTTAAGCCATGATAGCTCCTGCTGTTTTTTGCTGGCAAAGTGGCTAAATCCTTTCGCTTATATAGAAAAGCCCTGAGGGAAGTCAGGGCTTTGACTATTGTAATTTCAGTCTATTGTGATATCCAGGCTTAACTTTCATTCCTTGAATGTTGAGCCTGTTACGCGATAGTGCTTAGTTACCTGTCCAATCTAAAGTCACACCGCTAAAGGTCGAGTAGGCCTTAATGCCGATATGCCAGGTGCCTGCACCCGGATTAGAGAAGGTACAAACCTCATCATTACCATTGAGGTAAGGACGACAATCGTAGCTACCAAACCAGCCGGAAGTCGGCTCGCTGCCTTCTTTTACATAAAGATCGGCATCACCGCTGCCGCCGGAAATCTTGATGGTCATAGAGCTGATGCCTGCCGGTACGTCAATGCTATGACGGAACCAGTTATTTCTGCTCTCACCTATACCTGAGATACTGCCTTCCAGATCACCCGGTGGTGGTGGTGGCGGAGGAGTAGTACCACAGCCGTCATTGGTCAGTGCATCGTGTGCAGCTTTGGCTTGAACAATACCGTAACCGTAATAGTTATCGCGGCCAGAAGAACCTTTGTCTTTGGCGGTATTATTTAAAGCGTCACGAATTTGAGATGCAGTACAGGTAGGGTGGTTACTCCATACCAGGGCGGCGACCCCTGAAACATGAGGTGTTGCCATGGAAGTACCGCTCCAGCTGGCATAGCCGTTGCCGGTAATGGTGGAGTTGACAGCCACACCCGGTGCGGAGATTTCTACCTGGTTGTTGAATTGTGAAAATGAAGCAATATTTTCACTGCTGTCAACGGCGCCAACTGACATGACAGAATCATAGGAAGCCGGATAAGACTTAGTGCTGTTACCGTCGTTACCGGCGGCGGCGATAGATAATACGCCGTTATTAAGGGCTGAGGCAAAAGCATTAGACTCAGAAGTCATGCTGGCGCCGCCACCTAAACTCATGCTGATAACGCTGGCACCAGCGGCTTCACATTGTGAAATGGCAGCGATTAAGTCTGAGCCGTAAGCCCAGCTGCCGGAATTGTTGAAGACCTTGACAATATGCAGGCCGACATCACCGCTTGGGTTAACGCCAACTACGCCTACACCGTTGCCGCCCAACGCGGCAATAGTCCCGGCAACGTGGCTACCGTGACCATGGCCATCGTCATACCAGTTTCCGGTGTCGTTACCGTTGCCGTCGTTGTCGTCACCGGTCACGTTTGAACTTCTTAAATCTTCGTGGTTGCGGTTATAGCCGGTGTCAACAATACACACTTTCTGGTTGGCTGCAGCAGCATCGCTGACCTGATCTGCCTGCACCATAGTAATACCGTACGGGGTAGACTCTGCCATGATGTTGACATCATCAAGGAGATAACGCGGCTGATCCACTTCCACCATCTCAACCTGGTCGTTATTTAATAAATTAGCGACATCGGAAGGGTTGATTTCAATAGCAACACCATTGATACGGTCTAAGGTACGTATGGTTTTTGCACCATAAGTTTGCATTAAGCTCATTACCGCAGCAGGGGACACCTTACCGTCAGACATGACACTGGCAGTATTTTTGAAGGTGACCACATAGCGGTTATTTACCAGAGCCGGCTTAATGTCGCCCGGGCCGTTAAACGTGGCTTCGGCGGCGACAGTAGTGTTAATCGATCCTAAAACGGCAATGGCGACAGCGCCTAAGGTAAATCCTTTTGCTAGTCCTTTAATATGCTTGTTCATCATTCTCTCAACTCGTAATAATTAATAATTGAGTAGCTGCCTTAGTCCTTTATCTCCATGAAGGGCGGCTACAGCGATACCGGGTTGACTAAGTTATTATTGTTTGAGCCTGTTGATATGGCCCATGTTTCATTATCCAGCCCGGTATAAACTAAGTACTGGCTTGTTGCACTGAGGTGCACGCTTAATTGCGTAATAGCTGTTCTAAAATCACTTAGTAATTAAAAAAGGTAGTCGAGAAAATGAAGAGATCAAATTTTTTTTACTATTTTTGCACTCAATGTTCACAAGTTAAACAAATTTGTTACATTGAGGTGTTAAAAGTAAAGTTGTTAAGTTATTGTTTTTAATTGTTTATATCTTTCGGCTGGCGCAGAATTATCCAACTTCAAAGCAGAAGAATTATTTTCATAAAAAAGCAAAAAAATAATTTTCAGTTGGTAAAAAGTAGTGATTTTTTAAGAAAAAGCAAAGCCATATTTCAGCCAAGTTTCAACAGCTTGTCTGGTTTTTATCGTTCAAAGGTTCTCAGCCGGTGCTCACAGCTAAAAATGAAGGTTTGTTTATAACTACACAGAGATCAGGTTTTTGGGGCGTTTGCCTTTATCAAGGCAGGGGCTCACAGTGAAAGCTTAGTCACGGGTAAAGCTAAGCAAACCCTGAAATAAGCCATAAAAAAGGCAGCCCCGATCACTCAGGGCTGCCTTATCATTACCAATATGTTATCGGCGTGATTAAACCGTGTAAGCTGTTATTGATAATTCCAGCTTAAGGTTACACCGCTATAGGCTGAATAGGCTCTGACACCGATATGCCAGGTACCTGCACCCGGGTTGGAGAAAGTACACACCTCGTCATTACCGTATTCGTACGGGCGACAATCCCAGCGGGAAGTGGTTGGCCTGCTGCCTTCGTTAACATATAAGTCAGCATCACCGGTGCCGCCTGAAATTGTCACCGTTAATGAACTTACACCTGCCGGCATATCAAATGAGAAGCGCTTCCAGCCGGTATTTTTAGACAAGTTCTCATGGGTTTCGCCGTCGCCGTCTGGCGGCTCAACGATAGGACCGCCGACATCACAACCTTCTGCGCTAATGG
Protein-coding sequences here:
- a CDS encoding cupin domain-containing protein; translation: MYQLQLSDLTKKEFLRDYWQKKPVVITRGFSDFQDPLSADELAGLATMDQVESRLISLVDGQWQAEFGPFQSFEHLGDKNWSLVVQAVDHFCEPAAELIEPFRFIPNWRLDDLMVSFATVGGGVGPHIDLYDVFICQGSGKRHWRVGDRGNHREFAAHEALLHVDPFEAIIDVELNPGDILYIPPGFPHEGITLETSLSFSVGFRTQSRVSLFSALADHLIDQDSANELIEDAGRPFCKAPGEINDTDLDLIKEQFAHVLADEALMRDFIGSHLSRAKHELDRCEEELGGYTQADVAQILVAGADPDAAKQGGYSLQRLGGLRAFYFSDILNRGICYINGEPVSFDVAIAPMVKLLCDQVTLSPQQLTPWRENSAFIDFVTEQVNAGYWYFAQV
- a CDS encoding S8 family serine peptidase, whose protein sequence is MMNKHIKGLAKGFTLGAVAIAVLGSINTTVAAEATFNGPGDIKPALVNNRYVVTFKNTASVMSDGKVSPAAVMSLMQTYGAKTIRTLDRINGVAIEINPSDVANLLNNDQVEMVEVDQPRYLLDDVNIMAESTPYGITMVQADQVSDAAAANQKVCIVDTGYNRNHEDLRSSNVTGDDNDGNGNDTGNWYDDGHGHGSHVAGTIAALGGNGVGVVGVNPSGDVGLHIVKVFNNSGSWAYGSDLIAAISQCEAAGASVISMSLGGGASMTSESNAFASALNNGVLSIAAAGNDGNSTKSYPASYDSVMSVGAVDSSENIASFSQFNNQVEISAPGVAVNSTITGNGYASWSGTSMATPHVSGVAALVWSNHPTCTASQIRDALNNTAKDKGSSGRDNYYGYGIVQAKAAHDALTNDGCGTTPPPPPPPGDLEGSISGIGESRNNWFRHSIDVPAGISSMTIKISGGSGDADLYVKEGSEPTSGWFGSYDCRPYLNGNDEVCTFSNPGAGTWHIGIKAYSTFSGVTLDWTGN